The sequence ATAGGCCCGGTGGGATTGGCAGAGACGAACTCCACCAGCACACGCTTGCCCTTGCCGTAATCCGAGCGGCCGTAATTCTCGCCCTGCGCCATCAAATCCTCCAGCACAGCGGCATAAAACCGGTTGCCCAGGAAGAAATTGATAAAGCCGGGACCGGCGATCTCTGCCCGGTCAAACACAGTGTCTGCCAGATCCAGTCGATCCACAATGGCCTGGGCAATCACCCGGGGCGCCTTGTGGAATGCCTTGGCACCGGCCATGGCCACATTGGTGGAGTAGTCGCCGTTTTGGCGCTCCTTGGGCACTTCGATAATAAAGGCAGGCAGGGGTGCCTCGTCCAACACACCGTCCGCCACGGCGCGACCCAAAGCGTCCATAATTTTCTCTTTTAATTCCAATTCCGTTTGCTTAACCAATTTAGACATGGCTCATTCTCCTTGCGACCCGGTGATCCGGTAGTCAATTTTCAGTTGATTTTTAGAGGCCAAAGTGCCGTTAATGTCAATTTCATAACGCAGCTGCACCCGGCCGTCGGCGGCATTCTCCTGAATCTCCACCGCCTTGCCGTAAATGCCCATGAGCACATCGCCGTAAGGCGTACCGTAGCGGCACAAATTCCGCTGCCCTCTGGCAATGGTCAAACAAGAGCCATAGGCGCCGGTACGCAGAATCTCCGCCTCCGTTTGATCCCGGCGCAGGCGCACCTGCACATAAATAGGCTCCTCCGGCGGCTCCTGCTGCTCCGTG comes from Oscillospiraceae bacterium and encodes:
- a CDS encoding DUF1934 domain-containing protein — encoded protein: MTEKQTDTRDVVLEIVGTQRLNGDSDKIELTTVGTLQTEPETLVFRYTEQQEPPEEPIYVQVRLRRDQTEAEILRTGAYGSCLTIARGQRNLCRYGTPYGDVLMGIYGKAVEIQENAADGRVQLRYEIDINGTLASKNQLKIDYRITGSQGE